A genomic segment from Modestobacter roseus encodes:
- a CDS encoding GlcG/HbpS family heme-binding protein, which translates to MLTLDQALELIAAARAEAEGIGVPMSFAVTDPGGHVLAVARMDGAPWITPEVAQGKAWTSVAFRVPTDVQKTRMESMPNFVSALTTMTGGRYTPQTGAVPVHADGALVGAIGAAGGSGAQDEAACAAAVTACGYSVD; encoded by the coding sequence GTGCTGACCCTGGACCAGGCCCTGGAGCTGATCGCCGCCGCCCGCGCGGAGGCGGAGGGGATCGGCGTGCCGATGTCCTTCGCGGTGACCGACCCCGGCGGTCACGTGCTCGCCGTGGCCCGGATGGACGGCGCCCCGTGGATCACCCCCGAGGTGGCGCAGGGCAAGGCCTGGACGTCGGTCGCCTTCCGGGTGCCGACCGACGTGCAGAAGACCCGGATGGAGTCGATGCCGAACTTCGTCTCGGCGCTGACCACCATGACCGGCGGCCGCTACACCCCGCAGACCGGCGCCGTGCCGGTGCACGCCGACGGCGCCCTCGTCGGCGCGATCGGCGCGGCCGGGGGCAGCGGCGCCCAGGACGAGGCGGCCTGCGCGGCCGCCGTCACCGCCTGCGGCTACTCGGTGGACTGA
- a CDS encoding NUDIX domain-containing protein: protein MSHSYEVLASEEVYAGRVISLRRDTVAMPGGAESVREVVHHPGAVGVVAIDDQDRVVLLRQYRHPLGEHLWELPAGLRDVDGEPPVEGARRELAEEVQLAAEHWSLLATAYSTPGFCDEKVLVYLAEGLSPVDRPEGFTVEHEELDMTVERVPLADAVQQVFDGTIRNALAVIGILAAAQARATRPRLRPVDAD, encoded by the coding sequence ATGAGCCACTCCTACGAGGTCCTCGCGTCGGAGGAGGTCTACGCCGGGCGGGTCATCTCGCTGCGCCGGGACACCGTGGCCATGCCGGGTGGGGCGGAGAGCGTGCGCGAGGTCGTCCACCACCCGGGCGCCGTCGGCGTCGTGGCGATCGACGACCAGGACCGGGTGGTGCTGCTGCGCCAGTACCGGCACCCTCTCGGCGAGCACCTGTGGGAGCTGCCGGCCGGGCTGCGGGACGTCGACGGCGAGCCGCCGGTCGAGGGCGCCCGCCGGGAGCTGGCCGAGGAGGTGCAGCTGGCCGCCGAACACTGGTCGCTGCTGGCCACCGCGTACTCCACGCCCGGCTTCTGCGACGAGAAGGTGCTGGTCTACCTGGCCGAGGGCCTCTCCCCGGTCGACCGGCCCGAGGGCTTCACCGTGGAGCACGAGGAGCTGGACATGACCGTCGAGCGGGTGCCGCTCGCCGACGCCGTCCAGCAGGTGTTCGACGGGACGATCCGCAACGCGCTGGCCGTCATCGGCATCCTCGCCGCCGCACAGGCCCGGGCCACCCGCCCCCGGCTGCGCCCGGTCGACGCCGACTGA